Proteins encoded in a region of the Drosophila sechellia strain sech25 chromosome 2L, ASM438219v1, whole genome shotgun sequence genome:
- the LOC6617414 gene encoding uncharacterized protein LOC6617414 — protein MGERSFRKLVLGVILTTIVLYALLFLDTQFYETGGKIHNAFFVNTDGCRIIAMDVMNPTIAKYTDWEWEDKRFYLKCTHQTWFRTEVANGDWYLKLSRDIDRILQESDLTHDWQIKCYWFRIKIKGRWRVKISSRTMFPLEYPYALKIPKGLRSLRVKCMNTFTNKTLHDDAHFFIQPPPEKLLKKPPATLKYWDGKKHSSGATSPISVMILGLDSVSHLNLLRQMPRTVRYMRQNMSQVEFWGFNKIGTNTYPNLIALLTGLSAAESEAYWVRQECMDNLPLIWKEFKRAGYNTSFAEDMAIYSMFYFGKPGFKRPTTDNNLHDFMVDLYIKRQASSVSDTHCMGERAFMDILLEMNDRLLPHTQRYPFFSFYWWANGFHEFFNSPRLADGRFERLLRSLDDAGITNNTIIFFMSDHGLRWGLFRSSFQGMIEDSQPFLSVMYPKWMRFKYPMAMKSLVGNAHSLVTTYDLYETLKHILDPSSLEDTCITQKTEELWKLKGSQTPRAVSLFLPIPPWRNCNTSHIPSKFCLCHKQISIPESNRVVTKSASIIIDYVNQLMAEYPVCIPLQLDSIESAYYAAPQRDNDFYIENGHKNVYPEKGPFWKKQKYEDRDIVVRLKAKPGNAYFEGMTRRQGSKLSVVGEVVRMGGEGNRNNDCIDNPLLEPFCHCAL, from the coding sequence ATGGGCGAAAGGAGCTTTCGAAAGCTAGTCTTGGGCGTGATCCTGACGACCATCGTCCTCTACGCCCTGCTGTTTTTGGATACGCAGTTCTACGAGACTGGCGGAAAAATACATAATGCATTCTTTGTGAACACCGACGGATGTCGCATTATAGCCATGGATGTGATGAACCCGACCATTGCCAAGTACACCGACTGGGAGTGGGAGGACAAGAGGTTCTATCTGAAGTGCACCCATCAGACCTGGTTCCGAACTGAGGTGGCAAACGGGGATTGGTACCTTAAGCTGTCCCGCGACATCGACAGAATCTTACAGGAAAGCGATCTGACCCACGACTGGCAGATAAAGTGCTATTGGTTCCGGATTAAAATCAAGGGGCGTTGGAGGGTCAAGATATCCAGTCGAACCATGTTCCCTTTGGAGTACCCATATGCCCTGAAAATCCCCAAAGGACTGAGGTCCTTGCGAGTCAAGTGCATGAATACTTTCACAAACAAAACCTTGCACGATGATGCACATTTCTTCATCCAACCACCACCTGAGAAGTTGCTGAAGAAACCTCCGGCGACCTTGAAGTATTGGGATGGGAAGAAACACTCGAGCGGCGCGACTTCACCCATTTCTGTGATGATCTTGGGTCTGGACTCTGTTTCGCATCTCAATTTGCTGCGCCAGATGCCGAGGACCGTGCGCTATATGCGCCAGAACATGTCGCAGGTGGAGTTCTGGGGCTTCAACAAGATCGGCACCAATACCTATCCAAACTTGATAGCTTTGCTGACGGGCCTCAGTGCGGCAGAGTCCGAGGCTTATTGGGTGCGGCAGGAATGTATGGATAACCTGCCGCTGATTTGGAAGGAGTTCAAGAGGGCCGGCTACAATACTAGTTTCGCCGAGGACATGGCTATATACTCCATGTTCTACTTCGGCAAGCCCGGATTCAAGCGTCCGACCACGGATAACAACTTGCACGACTTCATGGTGGATCTCTATATAAAAAGGCAGGCCAGTTCCGTATCAGATACTCATTGCATGGGCGAAAGGGCCTTCATGGATATCCTCTTGGAGATGAACGATAGGCTGCTGCCCCACACGCAGCGCTATCCCTTCTTCTCCTTCTACTGGTGGGCCAATGGCTTCCACGAGTTCTTCAACTCCCCCCGCCTGGCGGATGGAAGATTCGAGCGATTGCTGAGGAGCCTCGACGACGCCGGCATAACCAACAACACCATAATATTCTTTATGTCGGACCACGGCTTGAGATGGGGTCTCTTTCGCAGTAGTTTCCAGGGTATGATAGAGGACAGTCAGCCGTTCTTGTCCGTTATGTATCCGAAGTGGATGAGATTTAAGTACCCCATGGCCATGAAAAGCCTAGTTGGCAATGCCCACAGCCTGGTAACCACATACGACCTTTACGAGACCTTGAAGCATATCTTGGATCCAAGTTCCTTAGAGGATACGTGCATCACGCAGAAGACTGAAGAATTGTGGAAGCTGAAGGGTTCTCAAACCCCCCGGGCCGTTAGTCTCTTCTTACCCATTCCGCCTTGGAGGAACTGCAACACTTCCCACATCCCGAGTAAGTTCTGTCTGTGCCACAAGCAGATTTCCATTCCCGAGAGCAACCGAGTGGTGACAAAATCGGCCAGCATTATCATCGATTACGTGAATCAGTTGATGGCGGAGTACCCCGTTTGCATACCCCTTCAGTTGGACTCGATCGAGAGTGCCTATTATGCGGCTCCCCAGAGGGACAATGACTTCTACATTGAGAACGGGCACAAGAACGTGTACCCCGAAAAAGGACCCTTCTGGAAGAAGCAAAAGTACGAGGACAGGGACATCGTGGTGCGATTGAAAGCAAAGCCGGGGAACGCCTACTTCGAGGGCATGACCCGCAGGCAGGGCAGCAAGCTCTCCGTCGTCGGGGAAGTGGTCCGCATGGGGGGCGAAGGCAACAGGAACAACGACTGCATCGATAATCCCCTGCTGGAGCCGTTCTGTCATTGTGCACTATAg
- the LOC6617415 gene encoding LOW QUALITY PROTEIN: uncharacterized protein LOC6617415 (The sequence of the model RefSeq protein was modified relative to this genomic sequence to represent the inferred CDS: inserted 1 base in 1 codon) — protein MNARCTLIFTLSTLLAIGKTAHARTYYLMGEEDKIHLDKIFREIDKLNKLTRVEYTYAAAYSIASNNHVNESAAGVPHILEMFKTFRWISKHYKKMRQFESAEWENFTQLNLAEAQVFTGDKGNLQSMEQIYLKFFGKDDLISRMAFLNQFHLYTCKTPQSPQQFLYFIYVNYIIHELKAHALVEWSWLLLRKFGRGGSVEEEQASRAAYKRRTEGTLPKIKVLMSQAERSVWRCDPQKHQSGITYEEVNRLLQGYVENEVDLNSDGACNHDCGYYNSAKNEGCFDNKFCSEQPKCTGGVHDCRFVESSMQICQAEKNSSRRYEFIKYESGLVHGNEKPCASWLTSAKSWNRWLFMECSYCLCLCDDQSPXNLRPVIADVDNNRVVVGLRFVKINRIFHLQIQEGELLPLGAINETTLLWKPVDSYSISDKDVSENVDYHTLTYQKRSIDLGDLNAKINSVVTGLRFRVFGAHLQLEAQFTAVEFESGKLIDPKKTSHWISMGTDQPREKLPLMDAQVSTKSSVLSIPYPSDNQFIEFTNTGFIQDAAQRTVPFIDIQDVVSEPPVPLSGIGIYYKGQNGYGGFLAPRLITYDFTSYVQMPTWESMHFKDTE, from the exons ATGAATGCGAGATGTACACTTATATTCACTTTGTCCACGCTTTTGGCCATTGGGAAAACCGCACATGCCCGCACTTATTATTTAATGGGCGAAGAAGACAAGATCCATTTGGACAAAATTTTTAGGGAAattgataaattaaataagcTGACAAGAGTCGAG TACACATATGCTGCTGCTTATTCCATTGCATCGAACAACCATGTAAACGAAAGTGCCGCCGGTGTTCCTCATATATTAGAAATGTTTAAAACATTTAGGTGGATTTCGAAGCATTACAAGAAAATGAGACAATTCGAGTCAGCTGAGTGGGAGAATTTTACACAACTGAACTTGGCTGAGGCGCAGGTATTTACTGGAGACAAAGGGAACCTTCAGTCTATGGAGCAAATTTACTTGAAATTCTTTGGAAAGGATGATCTCATCAGTCGGATGGCCTTCTTAAATCAG TTTCACCTCTACACCTGCAAGACGCCGCAATCGCCACAGCAATTTCTTTACTTCATTTATGTGAACTACATCATTCACGAACTGAAGGCGCACGCGTTGGTAGAGTGGTCCTGGCTGTTGCTCCGTAAATTTGGACGAGGGGGATCCGTCGAGGAGGAGCAGGCAAGCCGGGCAGCTTACAAGCGACGGACAGAGGGCACCCTACCGAAGATCAAAGTCCTGATGAGCCAAGCAGAGCGTTCCGTGTGGCGGTGTGATCCCCAGAAACACCAATCCGGGATCACCTATGAGGAGGTAAACCGCCTGCTGCAGGGTTACGTGGAGAATGAGGTGGACCTGAATAGCGATGGAGCCTGCAATCATGACTGTGGCTACTACAACTCCGCCAAAAACGAGGGTTGCTTCGACAATAAGTTTTGTTCCGAGCAACCAAAGTGTACGGGCGGAGTTCACGATTGTCGCTTTGTGGAGTCAAGTATGCAGATTTGTCAGGCGGAAAAGAACTCTAGCAGGCGGTACGAGTTCATAAAGTACGAAAGTGGTCTTGTTCATGGCAATGAGAAGCCTTGTGCCTCGTGGTTGACCAGTGCAAAGAGTTGGAATCGGTGGCTTTTCATGGAATGCAGCTACTGCCTTTGCTTGTGCGATGATCAGAGTC TCAACCTGCGTCCTGTGATCGCCGATGTGGATAACAACAG GGTAGTGGTGGGGCTTCGATTTGTGAAGATCAATCGAATTTTCCACCTGCAAATTCAGGAAGGTGAACTTCTGCCCCTTGGAGCCATCAACGAGACCACACTTCTGTGGAAACCCGTGGATTCGTACTCCATATCCGACAAGGATGTGTCTGAAAACGTTGACTACCATACACTAACCTACCAAAAACGATCCATTGATCTGGGTGATCTGAATgcgaaaataaattcagtGGTTACCGGCCTGCGATTCCGAGTGTTTGGAGCCCATCTTCAACTGGAGGCCCAGTTCACGGCGGTGGAGTTTGAAAGCGGAAAGCTCATCGATCCGAAGAAGACCAGCCACTGGATCTCCATGGGCACCGATCAGCCAAG GGAGAAATTGCCACTGATGGACGCCCAGGTATCCACTAAGTCCTCAGTGCTCTCGATACCTTACCCAAGTGACAATCAGTTCATCGAGTTCACCAACACCGGCTTCATCCAGGATGCTGCCCAAAGAACGGTGCCCTTCATCGATATTCAGGACGTAGTATCGGAGCCACCGGTTCCACTATCAGGAATCGGCATTTATTATAAGGGTCAAAATGGCTACGGTGGTTTCTTGGCGCCTCGACTCATTACGTACGATTTCACCTCATATGTTCAGATGCCAACATGGGAATCAATGCATTTCAAGGATACTGAATGA
- the LOC6617416 gene encoding membrane steroid-binding protein 1, with protein sequence MPILGQMFSAKLGPNLMTASKVLRSPLGQALVSFLVGYFVTTKLSQFYGKFKRDTEKSDESTQYLDKPPRADSEPKDAKGHDIVLLTLEELTAFDGSSPSLPIYTALNGLIYDLSPGREKFSSHGPYSLLAGCNANKVLNIACSSMGVCAANVIRRWEQSLRAEFQVVGYLVDAGIDIFGGSPEKHADSAKGEQTEQSDIV encoded by the exons ATGCCGATACTTGGACAAATGTTTTCTGCAA AGCTGGGTCCCAATTTGATGACAGCCTCCAAAGTGCTGAGAAGTCCCCTTGGCCAGGCGTTAGTCTCCTTTTTGGTGGGCTACTTTGTCACCACAAAGTTGTCGCAATTTTATGGCAAGTTCAAGAGGGACACTGAGAAATCCGATGAGTCGACGCAGTACTTGGACAAACCCCCCAGGGCGGACAGTGAGCCAAAGGACGCCAAAGGACACGATATCGTCCTGCTCACTCTGGAGGAGCTAACTGCCTTCGATGGCTCGAGTCCCAGTCTACCCATTTACACCGCTCTGAATGGCCTCATATACGATCTGAGTCCGGGCCGAGAAAAGTTCAGCAGTCACGGCCCCTACTCCCTCTTGGCCGGTTGCAATGCCAACAAGGTCCTGAACATCGCCTGCAGTTCCATGGGCGTCTGCGCCGCGAACGTAATACGTCGCTGGGAGCAGAGCCTAAGAGCCGAATTTCAAGTCGTAGGATATTTAGTCGATGCTGGTATAGATATTTTTGGTGGGAGTCCGGAAAAACATGCAGATTCGGCCAAAGGGGAGCAAACGGAGCAAAGTGATATCGTTTGA